Proteins from a genomic interval of Diospyros lotus cultivar Yz01 chromosome 6, ASM1463336v1, whole genome shotgun sequence:
- the LOC127804951 gene encoding LOW QUALITY PROTEIN: DExH-box ATP-dependent RNA helicase DExH18, mitochondrial (The sequence of the model RefSeq protein was modified relative to this genomic sequence to represent the inferred CDS: inserted 3 bases in 3 codons; deleted 3 bases in 2 codons) — protein MARGLASYLLRVCSSRNNISRFRVLFSQSSLCPHCSRLNLPNSPLFASLNRLTSHIPKFDYFDRNLYSTLVENGTDVPESVTAVELDHSGAENVEGVGSKVVPGYQHVGARDPIEIYRELRDAERGKKHTRLDWDALFEIFGSFSKSGWASNQALAVYIGASFFPTAAHKFRKFFFNKSKADVAKYLISLGPGDAADHFLFPIFVEFCLEQFPXEIKRFRSMIESADLTMPHTWFPFARAMKRKIIYHCGPTNSGKTYNALQRVLEAKKGIYCSPLRLLAMEVFDKVNALGVYCSLHTGQEKKFVPFSNHVACTVEMVSTEEMFDVAILDEIQMMSDPYRGYAWTRALLGLKADEIHLCGDPSVLNIVRKLCSEXRDELYESHYERFKPLVVEAKTLLGDLRNVRSGDCVVAFSRREXFEVKLAIEKYTNHRCCVVYGALPPETRRQQANLFNDENNEFDVLVASDAVGMGLNLNIRRVVFYSLSKYNGDRIVPVPASQVKQIAGRAGRRGSRYPDGLATTLHLDDLDYLIECLKEPFDNVKKVGLFPFFEQVELFAGQLSNLTFPQLLDRFSENCRLDGSYFLCQHEHIKKVANMLEKVQGLSLEDRFNFCFAPVNIRDPKAMYHLLKFASSYAKNLPVNIAVGMPTCSARNDSELLDLETKHQVLSMYLWLSNHFEKETFPYVKKAEAMATDIAELLGQSLTKASWKPESRRPAKPKPQEKDNSFMRPRSLINLYKK, from the exons ATGGCAAGAGGTCTAGCATCGTATCTTCTCCGTGTATGTTCATCCAGAAACAACATTTCTAGGTTTAGGGTTCTCTTCTCCCAGTCCAGTTTGTGCCCCCATTGCTCCAGAC TGAACCTGCCAAATTCTCCTCTATTCGCTTCCCTCAACCGATTAACCTCTCATATTCcgaaatttgattattttgatagGAATCTCTATTCGACGCTGGTGGAAAATGGGACTGATGTTCCCGAATCGGTTACAGCTGTTGAATTGGATCACAGCGGGGCTGAGAATGTTGAAGGAGTGGGCTCCAAAGTAGTTCCTGGATACCAGCATGTAGGGGCTCGTGATCCTATTGAAATTTATAGGGAGCTTCGTGATGCTGAGCGGGGGAAGAAGCATACTCGGCTAGATTGGGATGccctctttgaaatttttggtagTTTTTCAAAGTCAGGTTGGGCGTCCAACCAGGCACTGGCGGTGTATATTGGGGCGTCATTTTTCCCCACTGCAGCCCACAAGTTTAGAAAATTCTTCTTCAATAAATCTAAGGCTGACGTTGCCAAGTACTTGATTTCTCTTGGTCCGGGCGATGCAGCTGACCATTTCCTTTTTCCAATTTTTGTTGAATTTTGTTTGGAGCAGTTTC ATGAAATTAAGCGGTTTAGGAGTATGATTGAGTCCGCTGATCTTACGATGCCACACACTTGGTTTCCATTTGCTCGTGCAATGAAACGGAAGATTATATATCATTGTGGCCCCACTAATAGTGGTAAAACGTATAATGCTTTGCAACGGGTTTTGGAAGCGAAGAAGGGTATATATTGTAGTCCTCTTAGGCTGTTGGCCATGGAAGTTTTTGACAAGGTTAATGCGCTTGGAGTTTATTGCAGTCTGCACACAGGACAAGAAAAGAAGTTTGTTCCTTTTTCGAACCATGTTGCTTGTACAGTGGAAATGGTATCTACAGAGGAAATGTTTGATGTAGCTATTCTTGATGAAATTCAGATGATGTCGGACCCCTACAGAGGCTATGCATGGACAAGGGCTTTGCTTGGCTTGAAGGCTGATGAGATACATCTGTGTGGGGACCCAAGCGTCTTGAACATTGTCCGAAAATTATGTTCAG ACAGGGATGAGTTGTATGAAAGCCATTACGAGAGATTCAAGCCACTGGTAGTTGAAGCCAAGACCCTTTTAGGAGATCTTCGTAATGTTCGGTCTGGAGATTGTGTGGTTGCTTTCTCAAGAAGAG ATTTTGAGGTAAAATTGGCGATTGAGAAGTACACTAATCATCGTTGTTGTGTTGTTTATGGTGCATTGCCCCCAGAGACCCGTAGGCAGCAAGCCAACTTGTTTAATGATGAAAACAATGAATTTGATGTCTTAGTTGCAAGTGATGCAGTTGGAATGggt ttaaatcttaatattagAAGGGTTGTTTTCTACAGCCTTTCAAAGTACAATGGTGATAGGATTGTTCCAGTTCCAGCATCTCAGGTGAAGCAGATTGCTGGAAGAGCTGGTCGAAGAGGAAGTCGTTATCCAGATGGGCTGGCAACCACCTTACATTTGGATGACTTAGATTACTTAATTGAGTGTTTGAAGGAACCTTTTGATAATGTTAAGAAAGTGggtctctttcctttctttgaGCAGGTCGAGTTATTTGCTGGGCAACTTTCAAATCTGACTTTTCCTCAATTACTTGATAGGTTCAGTGAAAACTGCCGTTTGGATGGCTCTTACTTCCTGTGCCAGCATGAACATATAAAGAAGGTTGCCAACATGTTGGAGAAGGTTCAAGGATTATCTCTTGAAGACCGTTTTAACTTTTGCTTTGCTCCAGTTAATATTAGAGATCCAAAAGCAATGTATCATCTTCTGAAATTTGCTTCATCATATGCCAAAAACTTGCCTGTTAATATAGCAGTGGGCATGCCTACATGTTCTGCTCGAAATGATTCTGAGCTCTTGGATCTCGAAACTAAGCACCAGGTCTTGTCTATGTACTTATGGTTATCTAACCACTTTGAAAAGGAGACCTTCCCCTATGTGAAGAAGGCTGAGGCAATGGCAACTGATATTGCAGAATTACTGGGTCAGTCTCTCACTAAAGCTTCTTGGAAACCAGAATCAAGGCGCCCTGCTAAACCAAAGCCTCAAGAGAAAGATAATAGTTTCATGAGGCCAAGATCACTTATCAATTTATACAAGAAGTAA